The window CATCAGCATCATTCCACTGTAACCAGTCCTCAGGAATTGAGTTAACAATTTCTCTGAAAAGAGCATCATTCAAAACTTCATGGGCAAATTGATCTGCTTCGTCAAGCATTTTTGCCTTAGGAAGAAGCACGTGGTCTTTCACATATTTGAAAGGTGTCTTGGCCGCAGCATCAAAATTCTGCCAGGAGTGATGGAAATAGAATGAGGCCCCATTATCTATGATCCAAAGTTCTTTATGCCACATCAGCATATTGGTATTTTTAAAGGTACGGTCTATATTGGTAATGAATGCATCCAGCCATACAATTTTTGAAGCCAGAAGCGGATCCACACTGACTCCCGGATCATACGTAATAGAGCCGGACAGATAATGCAGTCCAAGATTCAGCCCTTCTGAATGTTTCAGGAGGTCCTGTATTTCCTCATCGGCTTCCGTTCTTCCGAAATCAGCATCAAGATTGATAAAAACGAGTTCAGGAATCTTAAGTCCTAAAGCTTCGGTAATCTTTCCGCCCAGTAGTTCGGAGATCAGCATTTTTACTCCATGGCCTGCACCACGGAATTTTAATACATATTTGAAATCATCATCAGCTTCTGCCAGAGCCGGAAGAGATCCTCCTTCTCTCAAAGGCAGAATGTAACGCATCACGGTTACAGTTCTTAAATTCTGCATGAAGCAAAAATAAGGCTATTTTTATAAACTTCAGCTGGCCTTTGCATAAAAGAAATATCGTATCAGGAGCCAAAACCAGAGTTTTTTTCATAAATTTCCATTCAAATAAACATCTCAAAACAAAAGAACATCAAGTTATGAACCTGATTATCGAAAAGAATATCTATTTAGAAAATAAGGAAACCAGGGGTTTTCTTGCAGATGCTTTTTACAAAGAGGCCGGACAGAAACTACCTTTAGTGATCTTCGTTCACGGATATAAAGGCTACAAAGACTGGGGAGCCTGGAATCTGATGGCCAAAAAGTTTGCTGAAGCTGGTTTTTTCTTTGTGAAGTTTAATTTCTCCCACAACGGCACTACGGCGGATGATCCTGATCACTTCGGAGATCTTGAGGCTTTTGGCTATAACAATTATTCTAAAGAGCTTTCGGATCTTGGGGTGGTGATTGATCATTTTAGTAAAGATCCGCATGTGGATGATGAAAAAATCGTTCTGATAGGACACAGCAGAGGAGGAGGAATTTCTATTATCAAAACCTTCGAGGACGAAAGAATTAATGGTTTGATCACATTGGCAAGCGTAGATACCTTAGACCGTTTTCCCAAGGGAGAGGCATTGAGCGACTGGAAATAATGGAGTGTATTATGCGCTGAACGGCCGTACAAAACAGCAAATGCCGCACTATTATCAGTTTTATGAAGATTTTGAGAACAATATTCATCGTTTTGATGTAGAACGGGCTACAGAAATGGCTAAAGCCCATATGCTTATTATTCATGGAACGGAGGATGAAGCGGTAGAAGTGAAACAGGCAGAGCATCTTCACCTTCTCCACCCGAATTCTGAACTGTTTCTGATTGAAAATGGCAGCCATACTTTCGGAGCGAAAGAACCCTGGACAGATACTGTGCTGCCACAAGATTTAGATAGCGTAATTGAAAAATGTATTGATTTTATAAAAGAAAAATTGAAATAAAATGTTTAAAACTGCGTTATTATAAATTAACCACCATAACAGTATAATTATGAAAAAAATTATTGCAGGCGCATTTGCGCTTTCATTATGTGTTGTATCCTGTAAAAAAGAAGCCAAGACAGAATCTTCTGTAAGTACAGATACTCTGGCTACGGCAGCACCTAAGGATTCTGTAGTTACAAAAAACGATTCTGTAGCATCACCACCGTCTTCTGCTCCGGCTGCAGATAATATCATTACCAAAAATGTGGGCAAATATCCACATGATATCAAGTTCTTTGAAGATAAAGGCATTACGGAAAGATTGAAAAAACTGGCTGGTGCTCAATATGATGAGATGGTACAGAATTTCGATGTGGAAAGTCCTATTGCATCAGAAAACGGAATTTATAAGCTGACAGGATGCAAGCAGCATGACTGCCCTGGATATGCAACCAGTATTTTTTACGATGCTAAAAATGATAATCTGAATGTTTCCATTGATAAAAATGGTAAGGTAACAGAATTTGCTGAAAAAGGAAAAATTACCGTTTCCGAATCTTTGAAAGCTAAGTAAGAGAAGAGGCTGGATGCGGGAAGTTATTATGGTTTTCCATATCTATTGAAATCAAAATAGAACTATTTTCCAAAAGGTTTTTCCTTTGGACAAAAGTTATTTTAAACCTATAAACTTCCAGCCTCCAATAAAAAAGCGGCCTGAAATTTCAGGCCGCTTTTTTATTGGATCGTGAGTAAAACCCACGCTTCGTCTATTTTGCTTTCCAGGAGGAGCTTCTGGGCATTCAAATGAATGTTTTCATCAGCGTGGAAGTCACCTGCGGGTAATACTTCTGTATTGGCAAGCATTCCAAGGTCATTTCCTGTAAATACTTTGCTGTATTTTATGGCATCCGGAAGGAGATCAAAACCAATTCCTTTGGTTACCAAAGGTTTTGGCACTTCAAAAAGGCTGTTTTCATTGCTTCTGGAATACCAGTTGCTACCTAAACGGGCTACCATGTCCAGTTTTTTCTGATCAAGAGTTCCGGCTTCATTCAGATATTCTTCTCTGATATGAATCTTCTGTACTTCACAGATCACCAGATTTCCCGCACCACCCTGATCTCCCAGTGGTTTTACCTCTAATACTTTACATTCAAAGTTGACAGGGCATTCTTCAATCAGTTTGGGCTGTACAAGCTCTGCATCTTTCATGGTAAGGCCGGATTTGATAAACTCATTGACTCCGGTTTCATATTCAGTAGAAGCTAAAGAAATCTGCTGTACAATGGGAAAATTGACGGTCCCGATGACCACTTCCGGTACCTCGAGAATATTTTCCAGCGTATGTTTTGTGGTGTTGTCCCGTACTCTTCTTGAGGGTGAAAAGATCAAAATGGGAGGAACGGTACTGAACATATTAAAAAAACTGAATGGAGATAAGTTGCTCTTACCGTCTTTATCTACTGTAGATGCCAATGCAATAGGGCGCGGTGAAACGGCAGTCTGCATAATGGTCTGCAGCTGTACGGAGGTTATTTCGGAGGGGATTACTGTTTTCATGTCTTTACTTTTAACACTTAATTCTACTTAAGTATTCAAAATGATATTAAAAAGATGCTTTGTAAACTGCGTTCGTCAACTTGTAGTCTGAGCTCAGCATGACACTTCTAATACTAACTGTTCAGCAGTATATTTCTAGCGATGTCATCTGGCAAACCTTACAGGTTTTCAAAACCTGTAAGGTTTAATAGTTGCATTGTGCAGGGTTAAAATTTAGGAAAAAATTAAAGAGTCGGAATAATTTTACCTGAAACTTCCCCGAAACCTACTCTTACACCGTCTTTTTCAGCCCAAGCCTTCATCGTTACGGTATCATTGTCCTCAATAAATTTTCTCTCTTCACCGTTGCTTAATGATAAAGGATTTTGTCCTCTCCATGTCAGTTCCAGCATAGATCCGAAAGATTTTGGATCACTTCCTGAAATGGTTCCGCTGGCATAAAGATCACCTACTTCCACGTTACATCCGTTTACTGTGTGGTGGGCCAGCTGCTGGGTCATATTCCAGTACATGTGTTTGTAGTTACTTTCGCAGATCAGGTTTTGATCTCCGTTTTCAGGCTGGATATATACTTCAAGGTTGATATCATAATTTTTATCACCTTCAAATTTTAAATATTCTAGCACTTCAGGGTCCTGAGTAGGAGAAGCTGTTCTGAATGGTTCCAAAGCTTCAAGGGTAACCACCCATGGAGAAATAGAAGAACCGAAATTTTTTGCAAGGAATGGCCCTAGCGGAACATATTCCCAGGATTGGATGTCTCTCGCAGACCAGTCGTTGAAAATTACCATTCCGAAGATAGCATCTTCTGCATTCTGGGTAGAAATACTTTCTCCCATCTCTGTATTTTTATTGATGATGAAAGCCATTTCCAGTTCGAAATCCAGCTGTTTGCAAGCTCCGAAAAGTGGTTTGTCTGCGTCTGCAGGTTTCATCTGACCTTTCGGACGGTTGATCTCTGTTCCGGAAACTACGATAGAGGAGGCTCTTCCATGATATCCTACCGGTAAGTGTTTCCAATTGGGTAATAAGGCATTGGCCGGATCACGGAACATTTTTCCTACATTGGTAGCATGTTCGATGCTGCTGTAGAAGTCTGTGTAGTTCGGGATGTGAACGGGCATCATCATTTTTACTTTATCCAGGTCATAGAAAGCTTCTTCAATGGTTTTCTGATCTTTTGACAAAATAGATCCTTCCTGTAATAATGTCTGGATTCTGGTACGAACAGCGTTGGTAACAGGTTTACCCAATTCGATAAATTCGTTGATGGTATACGCTTCAAAAACATTGTCGTCTAATCCTTCAATATCTTCGAAATAACCAAGATCGTACAACGTAGCAAGATCAATTACCTGATCTCCGATTCTTGTACAGCATCCTATATATTCCTTGTTAAAAACTGCGACTCCGAAAGGAATATTGTGTATAGAAAAATCCGAATTTGAGGAATAGTCTACAAATGATTTCATAAGTTTAGATTTTAGTTAGATTATATATCATCCCGAGAAATTCCCCGGAACATTTATTTTGCCTTTTTAGAGAAAGATGCTTCATCTATCCATCGGTCTTTGGTATTGACATCAATGAGGTACAGGATATTGTCCTGCTGGGTCAGCAATAAAGTTTTGGTAACAGGCATTGGGATTTTTTTATTTTCAAGCATATCTGCCCGTAAAGAAATAATATTTTTTTTCCTGATGATATCACCGCTGAAAACATTAGAACTGCTTTCTCCGGTGGCTTTGTCATCAAAAACTTCTACATAAGTGGCATTATTTCCTTTGATAATAATAAAGTCCCGTTCTGTATGATCGGCCTCATCTTTAATAAAAATGAATTTTTTGTTGTCAATATTGACATTCTCCAGATGCTGATTGATACCTTTTCTTTGTTCAAGTCTTTCCAGGATTCCGTTTAAAGAACCGAATTGAGCTTTAAGACCCAATGTTCCCAATAGGAAAATCCCGATTAAAAATTTTCTCATATACTGTGTTTTATAAAAAAGTTTTGCCAGAATACTGTATTCTGACAAAACTTATATTTTTTAATGTAAAATTAAAGATTACCTCTTCTTTCCTGTTCTCTTTCTAATGCTTCGAATAAAGCTTTGAAATTTCCGGCACCAAAACTCTGTGCACCGTGTCTTTCAATAATTTCGAAGAATAGAGTAGGACGGTCTTCCACAGGCTTTGTAAAGATCTGCAGTAAGTATCCTTCTTCATCATGATCAATAAGTATACCTAACTCCTGAAGTTTTTTAAGATCTTCATCAATATGGCCTACTCTTTCAGGGACCATATCGTAATAAGCTTCCGGCGGAGCAGAAAGGAACTCTACACCACGCTTCTTCAATTCTGTTACGGTGTGGATAATGTCTTTTGTAGCAACCGCAATATGCTGTACCCCTTCCCCTTCATAGAAATCAAGATATTCTTCTACCTGAGATTTCTTTTTCCCTTCTGCAGGTTCGTTAATCGGGAATTTTGCGTATCCGTTTCCGTTTGACATTACTTTAGACATCAATGCAGAATATTCTGTATTGATCTGCTTGTCATCAAAAGAAAGGATATTAACAAATCCCATTACCTTTTCATACCATTCTACGGTTGGGATCATTCTGTTCCAGTCAACATTTCCTACACAGTGGTCTACGTATAATAAACCTGCTTCTTCAGGCTTATAATCGCTTTCCCATTTTTCATAACCGGGCATGAAAGCGCCGTTATAGTTCTTTCTTTCAATAAACATGTGAACGGTTTCTCCATACGTGTAGATTCCGGACATTCTTACCTCACCCTGCTCATCAGTTAACGTTACCGGCTCTAAATAAGGTTTTCCGCCTCTTTTAGTTGTTTCTTCGAAAGCTGCATAAGCGTCATCTACCCAAAGTGCCAAAATTTTTACTCCGTCACCATGTTTTTTTACGTGCTCGCTGATAGGAGAGTCAGATTTCAATCCTGTTGTAAGTACTAATCTGATTTTTCCCTGTTGAAGCACATAAGATGCACGGTCTCTCACTCCTGTTTCAGGACCGGCATAAGCTACAGACTGAAACCCGAAAGCGGTTTTGTAATAATGGGCAGCCTGTTTTGCATTTCCTACATAAAACTCAATATAATCCGTACCGTTAATCGGTAAGAAATTTTCTGCTTGAGCTATTTTCTCGGCAAATGTAAGTGTTGACATATTTTCTCTTTTACTTTTATTTTATTGGTATGCAAATTACAAAATTCTTAGATATGGCGAAAATATTACCGCGTATTCATTGAATATATTTAACATAAAGTTAAAGAAGAGTTTACTTAAGTATATTTAAGTTTCTTAAGTCTCAAATGGGCTACTTACATTTGTAATACAAAAGACAAGTGAAAAAAATATTTCGAAACATGAAAGCCGTAGAGATTCTCTACGGCTTTCTTAATTTTTCAGACGGTTTCAATTCTTTTATTCAACATTCCTGCGTCTGGATTATAATTATCCCAAATCTTCCAGGTGTCATTTATTTTTCGGATAAAATAGATCTGAGTACTCAGCTGATTTACAAAATGCTCTTCTCCGGTTTCTCCTACTTTGAACAGGAGATTCCAGAATTCCTGAGATTCCAGTATTTTTTTGTCCGGCTCATCTGTAACGATGTGAATATCAAAGACCTCATAATTGGATCTGTTATTTTTGGTTACCAAATGAAAGTCTCTGTCACACAGTTCTTTACTGAATTGTGATGCTCTTTCCAGGAAAGGGGAATCATCAAATACCAGGTCTTTTAAAAGGTCGGTATTGTGTGTGGGGAACAGCTTATAAAATTCAAAAGCTTTGGCACAGTAATCATATACCATCTTGGTAAGATAGGATTGGTCATCAATTTCTTCATCATCCTGCTTTTTGTATCTTACTGTAAGAATATAATCATTAAGGTCTTTATATCCTAAGAAGATGCAGATTTTATCCAGTGTTTTTAAAAATCTGAGGTCACTATGGGTTTTATCCTGGTAATCGTTTTCAAAAAAACGCTGAAGGGTCACATGGGAAATGGTATTTCCGATTTCAAATTTTTTTCCTCCTTTCAGCTCTTCAGCTTCAGAGAGTTCATCTTTAATAATTTCGGAAAGAATAATATAATGGCTTCTCTTCCATTCACTCACATTCCCCAAAACAGAATTCCTTACCTTCGAATGCTTTGCAACCTCGTCTCGTATCGAATTATATATAGTTTTCAATTTCCTTGTTTTTGAATGAGTTTTATCAAATATACTGCCAAAATATTAATATTTTCGTATGTTTTTTTGAAGTTGATTTCAAATCTGTTTTAAGTGATTCAAATAAAAACAGTTTAAACATCTTTATGGTTTGATTATCAGTGTTTAAACCTTTCAAAAGCGGCTCTCTCCAACATTTCCCTGTCGTCCGGATGGGCAATGCTTATCAGTTCCTGTGCCCGCTGGCGGAGGTTTTTTCCATACAGGTAAGCTGTTCCATATTCAGTAACCACATAGTGAATATGGCCTCTGGTAGTAACTACACCGGCACCCTGCTTAAGGAAGGGAACAATTCTGGAAATTCCTTTCTTGGTTCTTGCGGTAATGGCAATGATAGGTTTTCCGTCATCACTTAAAGCAGCGCCTCTCATAAAGTCCATTTGTCCTCCGATTCCGCTGTACTGCATGGTTCCTATAGAATCTGCGCATACCTGCCCTGTAAGATCTATTTCAATGGCAGAATTGATGGCTACCATTTTTTTGTTTCTCATGATGTTGATCGGGAAATTCACCTCACTTACGTCTCTGAACGCAAATACGGTATTGTCATCTACATAATCATAAAGTTTTCGGGTTCCGAAACAGAAACTGGTAATGGTTTTGTTATCATTATAGCCCTTGTATTTGTTGTTGATCACATCATCCTGAATCAGATCAATAACACCATCACTCAGCATTTCTGTGTGAATCCCCAGATCCTTGTGATTGGTAAGGCATTTCAGCACTGCATCCGGAATCGTTCCGATACCCATCTGAAGGGTAGACCTGTCTTCAATAAGTTCTGCTACATTTTTTCCGACAAGCATTTCTTCGGGGCCTACTTTTGAACCATAATCCACAGTCGGAAGCTCTTCTTCATGCCAAACCAGCTTATGAATCCTGCTGATGTGAATCATCCCGTCTCCGTGGGTTCTTGGCATTCTCGGATTGACAATAGCGACGATGATTTTTGCAGTATCTACTGCTGCTCTTGCAATGTCTACGGAAGTTCCTAACGTACAGAATCCGTGTCTGTCCGGCGGCGAAACAGTAACCAGAGCTACATCCAGAGGCAGAATGTTTTTTCTGAATAAAATAGGAATTTCGCTTAAGAAAACCGGAACAAAGTCTCCGCGTTCAGAATTCACAGCATCACGTACAGGGGTGGAAACAAATAAGGAATTGATGAAAAAGCTGTCTTTGTATTCCGGTTTTGCAATCTCTACATTTCCCTGCTGGGTAATGGAAACCATTTCTACATTTTGTAAACGCTTGGCCTGTCTTGCGAGCTCATCAATCAAATAATTGGGCGTACATGCACTGCCGTGGAAAAATACACGGTTTCCGCTTTTTATCGTATATATTGCTTCTTCTGCACTGATGTAATTATTCATATTTTGTCTTTTTTTAAAGGTGTCTAGCGTATTGATACAGCTTATAAAATGCTTCTATTCTCTCAAAGATAATCTTTATAATTTTATATTCACATAAATATTTTAAGGATGTTAGGCAGATTTTTATCATGTAAATAAGAAAGGAGAAATTAAAAAGAAAAAGAACCGAATGTATTGATATTCAGTTCTTTGTTTTCTTCGTTGTTAGGGTTTAAATCTTAATTGGCAGTCGCTGCAGCTGTCTGGGTTTTCATAGTCCCGGTTTCCGAAAATCGTAAATGCCAGCTGAAGGCTTCCTGAAGTAAATGGGGAGTATGGCCTCCTTTTTCACAAGCTCTGTCGAAGTAAGACTGCAGTTCTTCCTTATAATCCGGATGAACACAATTATCAATAATTTTCTGGGCTCTTTCTCTTGGCGCCAATCCTCTTAAGTCAGCCAGTCCGATGTCTGTTACCAGAATATCTACATCATGTTCCGTATGATCTGTATGAGATACCATGGGAAGGACGTGGGAAATATTGTTGCCTTTTGAAGCGGCCTGAGTCACGAAAATACTTAAGTAGGCATTTCTTGCGAAATCTCCGGAACCTCCTATTCCGTTCATGATTTTGGTTCCTCCGATATGCGTAGAGTTAACATTTCCGTAAATATCAAACTCAATAGCTGTATTGATGGCGATGACTCCTAATCTTCTGATCAATCCCGGGGTATTGGAAATATTCTGTGGTCTAAGAACGAACTTTTCTTTATATTTTGAGAGGTTTCCTAAAACCCTTTCATAGCATTCCTGGGAAACGGTAATGGAGGATGCAGAAGCAAAGCTTAGCTTACCGGAATCGATCAGGTCAAATGTACTGTCCTGAAGTACTTCTGAAAACATCGTCAGGTCATAGAAATTACTGTCTTTAAACCCTGTCAGAACGGCGTTGGCCACCTTGCCGATTCCTGCCTGAAGCGGTAGTAATCTGTCGGTAAGACGCCCCAAAAGAACTTCATTTTCAAAGAAGGCAAGAAGGTGCCTGGCAATGGCTGTAGTTTTTTCGTCCGGTTCTGCAATATCTGCCGGGCTGTCTTTACGGTGGGTAAAAACAATAGCCTCAATTTTTTCAGGATCTACCGGAATGCTTTTCCTCCCGATTTTGTTCCATGGAGCAACAATTGGGATCACATTTCTGTAAGGATAATCTTCTGCCTGGTAGATATCATGAATCCCGTAGACTTCTTCAGGAACTTCGGTATTGACTTCAATGATGACTTTTTTAGCCAAAGCCGCAAAGGTCACCGAATTTCCTACAGAAGTGGTAGGAACAATACTTCCGTCTCTTTCAATATAAGCTGCTTCAATAATAGCAACATCAATGCTTTGGAGATTTTTAGTGTGAAGAAGCTCGGCACTTTCACTCAAATGCTGGTCGATGAAGAGAATTTCACCGTTGTTGATTTTATTTCTTAAGACAGGATCTACCTGGAAGGGCATTCTTTTCTTCAGAACATTGGCTTCAGCCAGTTTTCCGTCTGTACCGTGCCCCAGTGAAGCTCCGGTCATTAAAGTGACTTTAAGGTTTTCTGTTTTTCCTCTTTCCGCAAGGGCCGGCAAAATGGCTTTGCTGTCTCCTGCTTTGGTAAAGCCGCTGGACCCGACGGTCATACCATCTTTAATGATTTTTACAGCGTTTTCTGCTGTAGTAACTTTTTCGCGTAGACTTTCTAATCTGATTCTTTCTAACATGTAATATTGATTTTGTTTTAAACCACCATTACTTAGGATGCGTTATGAAAAATAATGATGGTTAATATGGTAACCATACCTCACAAATTTACGAAAAAAGACGCTTTAAATAAAGGATTTAAAGCGTCTTTTGTATGTATTCAGCAATACTTTTCCGGTAATTTTACTGTTTTATTCCAGCCATGAAGTTTTATAGGAAGGATCTTCTACTTTTAAAGCTTCTTCGGTAATTTTTAAAGGACGGAACGGATCTACCATTACCGCATATTCTTCCGTGAATTTTTTACCGATACTTCTTTCCATGGCACCAGGATGAGGTCCGTGTACAATTCCTCCTGGGTGAAGGGTAAAGTCCATTAAATCAATGTGGTTACGGCTCATGAAATCACCTTCTGTGTAGAACAATACCTCATCAGAATCAATATTGGAGTGATTGTAAGGTGCAGGAATTGCCTGTGGATGGTAATCATACATTCTTGCACAGAATGAGCATACTACGAAATTATGCCCTTCAAAATTCTGGTGAACCGGCGGCGGCTGGTGAATTCTTCCGGTAATCGGTTCGAAGTTTTTAATATTGAATTTATAAGGATAAAAATAGCCATCCCAGCCTACCACATCAAAAGGATGTGTTGCGTAGATGAAATCGGTAATCTGATTTTCTTTTTTTACTCTGATCAGGAATTCTCCTTTTTCATCGATGGGTTCTTTGTAGGCAGGAGCAATCATGTCCCGCTCACAGAATGGAGAATGTTCCAGTAACTGCCCGAATTCATTTCTGTATCTTTTAGGAGTGTAAATAGGAGAATGGCTTTCCAATACAAAAAATACGGTATCATCAGACTTCAGTTCTACCTGATAGATGGTACCTCTCGGAATAATAAGATAATCTCCGGTTACGAATTCCAGATCTCCTACAAATGTTTTTAAAATTCCGGTTCCGTTATGGACATACAGAAGCTCATCACATTCTGCATTTTTGTAGAAATAATCCATCGATTTTCTTGGCTTAGCCAATCCCATTTTCAGGTCGTTGTTCATCAAAAGGATCTTTCGGCTGTCCAGGAAGTCGTCTTCAGGAGTCACATTCATTCCCTTAAACATTCTTGGGGTAATATTTTTTTCCACAGCTATTTTGGGCGTCACATCTTTCGGCTCACCGATAGATTTAATCTGAGTGGGGCGGTGGATATGATATAACAGAGAAGAAATACCATGGAAGCCTTCTGTACCGAAAAGCTGCTCATAGTAAAATTTATCTTCAGGAGACTTAAAGATCGTATGCCTTTTTGGTGGGATATTTCCCGATTGATGATATCTCATTTTACTTTGATATGTAGTTTCTCAAATTTAATCATTTTTCATGAATTGGATCCACCTTATATTTTTAAAGCAAAGTTTTGTAATTCAAAAATAATTGTTAGATTTGTCTAACAATTTTAATTTCATGAAGCGAATATTATTTTCTGTTACTTTTTTATCATCTTACTGCTTTGCGCAGGAGACCGACAGTTTGAGTCTGAATCAGATGACCCGCCGGGATTCTGCAAACGTTACAAAAAGAGAAATGAAGACAAGTAACATTGAGGATGTGGTGGTTACCGGAACCATAAAACCGATGAGCAGATCCAAAAGTCCTGTAGCCGTTGAAATCTACAGTCAGAAATTTTTTCAGAAAAACCCCACTCCCAGCATTTTTGAGGCGATTGCTATGGTAAATGGTGTGAAACCTCAGCTGAACTGTTCAGTTTGTAATACCGGAGATATTCACATCAACGGACTGGAAGGACCATACACCATGATTCTTATTGACGGAATGCCGATTGTAAGCTCCCTTTCCACGGTATACGGACTAAGCGGA of the Chryseobacterium aureum genome contains:
- a CDS encoding HipA family kinase, whose product is MQNLRTVTVMRYILPLREGGSLPALAEADDDFKYVLKFRGAGHGVKMLISELLGGKITEALGLKIPELVFINLDADFGRTEADEEIQDLLKHSEGLNLGLHYLSGSITYDPGVSVDPLLASKIVWLDAFITNIDRTFKNTNMLMWHKELWIIDNGASFYFHHSWQNFDAAAKTPFKYVKDHVLLPKAKMLDEADQFAHEVLNDALFREIVNSIPEDWLQWNDADETPDEIREIYFQFMKTRLENSQIFVNEAKNARG
- a CDS encoding alpha/beta hydrolase family protein; this encodes MNLIIEKNIYLENKETRGFLADAFYKEAGQKLPLVIFVHGYKGYKDWGAWNLMAKKFAEAGFFFVKFNFSHNGTTADDPDHFGDLEAFGYNNYSKELSDLGVVIDHFSKDPHVDDEKIVLIGHSRGGGISIIKTFEDERINGLITLASVDTLDRFPKGEALSDWK
- a CDS encoding alpha/beta hydrolase family protein, whose translation is MPHYYQFYEDFENNIHRFDVERATEMAKAHMLIIHGTEDEAVEVKQAEHLHLLHPNSELFLIENGSHTFGAKEPWTDTVLPQDLDSVIEKCIDFIKEKLK
- a CDS encoding flavin reductase family protein; translation: MKTVIPSEITSVQLQTIMQTAVSPRPIALASTVDKDGKSNLSPFSFFNMFSTVPPILIFSPSRRVRDNTTKHTLENILEVPEVVIGTVNFPIVQQISLASTEYETGVNEFIKSGLTMKDAELVQPKLIEECPVNFECKVLEVKPLGDQGGAGNLVICEVQKIHIREEYLNEAGTLDQKKLDMVARLGSNWYSRSNENSLFEVPKPLVTKGIGFDLLPDAIKYSKVFTGNDLGMLANTEVLPAGDFHADENIHLNAQKLLLESKIDEAWVLLTIQ
- the fahA gene encoding fumarylacetoacetase codes for the protein MKSFVDYSSNSDFSIHNIPFGVAVFNKEYIGCCTRIGDQVIDLATLYDLGYFEDIEGLDDNVFEAYTINEFIELGKPVTNAVRTRIQTLLQEGSILSKDQKTIEEAFYDLDKVKMMMPVHIPNYTDFYSSIEHATNVGKMFRDPANALLPNWKHLPVGYHGRASSIVVSGTEINRPKGQMKPADADKPLFGACKQLDFELEMAFIINKNTEMGESISTQNAEDAIFGMVIFNDWSARDIQSWEYVPLGPFLAKNFGSSISPWVVTLEALEPFRTASPTQDPEVLEYLKFEGDKNYDINLEVYIQPENGDQNLICESNYKHMYWNMTQQLAHHTVNGCNVEVGDLYASGTISGSDPKSFGSMLELTWRGQNPLSLSNGEERKFIEDNDTVTMKAWAEKDGVRVGFGEVSGKIIPTL
- the hppD gene encoding 4-hydroxyphenylpyruvate dioxygenase, giving the protein MSTLTFAEKIAQAENFLPINGTDYIEFYVGNAKQAAHYYKTAFGFQSVAYAGPETGVRDRASYVLQQGKIRLVLTTGLKSDSPISEHVKKHGDGVKILALWVDDAYAAFEETTKRGGKPYLEPVTLTDEQGEVRMSGIYTYGETVHMFIERKNYNGAFMPGYEKWESDYKPEEAGLLYVDHCVGNVDWNRMIPTVEWYEKVMGFVNILSFDDKQINTEYSALMSKVMSNGNGYAKFPINEPAEGKKKSQVEEYLDFYEGEGVQHIAVATKDIIHTVTELKKRGVEFLSAPPEAYYDMVPERVGHIDEDLKKLQELGILIDHDEEGYLLQIFTKPVEDRPTLFFEIIERHGAQSFGAGNFKALFEALEREQERRGNL
- a CDS encoding acetyl-CoA hydrolase/transferase family protein; this encodes MNNYISAEEAIYTIKSGNRVFFHGSACTPNYLIDELARQAKRLQNVEMVSITQQGNVEIAKPEYKDSFFINSLFVSTPVRDAVNSERGDFVPVFLSEIPILFRKNILPLDVALVTVSPPDRHGFCTLGTSVDIARAAVDTAKIIVAIVNPRMPRTHGDGMIHISRIHKLVWHEEELPTVDYGSKVGPEEMLVGKNVAELIEDRSTLQMGIGTIPDAVLKCLTNHKDLGIHTEMLSDGVIDLIQDDVINNKYKGYNDNKTITSFCFGTRKLYDYVDDNTVFAFRDVSEVNFPINIMRNKKMVAINSAIEIDLTGQVCADSIGTMQYSGIGGQMDFMRGAALSDDGKPIIAITARTKKGISRIVPFLKQGAGVVTTRGHIHYVVTEYGTAYLYGKNLRQRAQELISIAHPDDREMLERAAFERFKH
- a CDS encoding succinate CoA transferase — translated: MLERIRLESLREKVTTAENAVKIIKDGMTVGSSGFTKAGDSKAILPALAERGKTENLKVTLMTGASLGHGTDGKLAEANVLKKRMPFQVDPVLRNKINNGEILFIDQHLSESAELLHTKNLQSIDVAIIEAAYIERDGSIVPTTSVGNSVTFAALAKKVIIEVNTEVPEEVYGIHDIYQAEDYPYRNVIPIVAPWNKIGRKSIPVDPEKIEAIVFTHRKDSPADIAEPDEKTTAIARHLLAFFENEVLLGRLTDRLLPLQAGIGKVANAVLTGFKDSNFYDLTMFSEVLQDSTFDLIDSGKLSFASASSITVSQECYERVLGNLSKYKEKFVLRPQNISNTPGLIRRLGVIAINTAIEFDIYGNVNSTHIGGTKIMNGIGGSGDFARNAYLSIFVTQAASKGNNISHVLPMVSHTDHTEHDVDILVTDIGLADLRGLAPRERAQKIIDNCVHPDYKEELQSYFDRACEKGGHTPHLLQEAFSWHLRFSETGTMKTQTAAATAN
- a CDS encoding homogentisate 1,2-dioxygenase; translation: MRYHQSGNIPPKRHTIFKSPEDKFYYEQLFGTEGFHGISSLLYHIHRPTQIKSIGEPKDVTPKIAVEKNITPRMFKGMNVTPEDDFLDSRKILLMNNDLKMGLAKPRKSMDYFYKNAECDELLYVHNGTGILKTFVGDLEFVTGDYLIIPRGTIYQVELKSDDTVFFVLESHSPIYTPKRYRNEFGQLLEHSPFCERDMIAPAYKEPIDEKGEFLIRVKKENQITDFIYATHPFDVVGWDGYFYPYKFNIKNFEPITGRIHQPPPVHQNFEGHNFVVCSFCARMYDYHPQAIPAPYNHSNIDSDEVLFYTEGDFMSRNHIDLMDFTLHPGGIVHGPHPGAMERSIGKKFTEEYAVMVDPFRPLKITEEALKVEDPSYKTSWLE